Proteins encoded in a region of the Mycobacterium branderi genome:
- a CDS encoding NAD(P)-dependent malic enzyme: protein MQLRAPLDSQRALSIAYTPGVAQVSRAIAADHTLAARYTWAHRLVAVVSDGSAVLGLGDIGAAAALPVMEGKCALFKAFAGLDSIPIVLDTKDPDEIVDTLVRLRPTFGAVNLEDISAPRCFEIERRLIDALDCPVMHDDQHGTAIVVLAALIGATKVLGRDMASLRVVISGVGAAGLACAKILMSVGISHITLLDSRGILHPGRDDLTTIKADLARSTNPDGLTGGMVEALKGADMFLGVSGGVVPEELIATMAPDGIVFALSNPDPEIHPDVAARHAAIVATGRSDFPNQINNVLAFPGVFLGALDAGARRITEAMKVAAAEAIVSVVADDLAPDRIVPSPLDPRVGPAVAAAVAAAADTAE from the coding sequence ATGCAGTTGAGGGCCCCGCTGGACTCCCAACGCGCGCTGTCGATCGCCTATACCCCGGGCGTGGCACAGGTCAGTCGCGCGATCGCCGCCGACCACACACTGGCCGCTCGCTACACCTGGGCGCACCGCCTGGTGGCCGTGGTCAGCGACGGCAGCGCGGTCCTGGGTCTCGGCGACATCGGCGCCGCGGCAGCGCTGCCGGTGATGGAGGGCAAGTGCGCGCTGTTCAAGGCGTTCGCGGGCCTGGACTCGATCCCGATCGTCTTGGACACCAAGGACCCGGACGAGATCGTCGACACCTTGGTGCGGTTGCGGCCGACGTTCGGCGCGGTCAACCTCGAGGACATCTCCGCGCCGCGGTGCTTCGAAATCGAACGCCGCCTGATCGACGCGCTGGACTGCCCGGTCATGCACGACGACCAGCACGGGACTGCGATCGTGGTGCTGGCGGCGTTGATCGGCGCGACCAAGGTGCTCGGCCGCGACATGGCCTCGCTGCGGGTGGTGATCTCCGGTGTCGGCGCGGCGGGCTTGGCATGCGCGAAAATCCTGATGTCCGTGGGCATTTCACACATCACGTTGCTGGACTCGCGTGGGATTTTGCACCCCGGGCGCGACGACCTGACCACCATCAAGGCCGACCTGGCGCGGTCCACCAATCCCGACGGCCTCACCGGCGGCATGGTCGAGGCGCTCAAGGGCGCCGACATGTTCCTGGGTGTGTCGGGCGGCGTGGTTCCCGAGGAGCTGATCGCAACGATGGCTCCCGACGGCATCGTGTTCGCGCTGTCGAACCCCGATCCGGAGATCCATCCCGACGTGGCGGCCCGGCACGCCGCGATCGTCGCCACCGGCCGCAGCGATTTTCCCAACCAGATCAACAATGTGCTGGCCTTCCCCGGGGTCTTTCTCGGCGCGCTGGACGCCGGCGCTCGCCGGATCACCGAGGCGATGAAGGTGGCTGCGGCGGAGGCGATCGTCTCGGTCGTCGCCGACGACCTCGCGCCGGACCGGATCGTGCCGAGCCCGCTGGACCCGCGGGTGGGACCGGCGGTGGCGGCCGCGGTGGCAGCAGCCGCCGATACCGCCGAGTGA
- a CDS encoding glycine betaine ABC transporter substrate-binding protein, whose product MTASKFAALALAASVALAACGDMQHHARELVVGSRADAASVLLADIYVGALRSYGFPARSEPAPDPLSKLDSGDFTVVPGFTGQVLQVFEPGAKVRSDEQVYRAMIGVLPEGIAAGDYATAAEDKPALAVTQSTAKAWGGTELSLLPRHCDGLVVGATGGSQTPTAVSRCHLPAARQFRDDATMFAALRAGQLTAAWTTTADPDVPGDLVVLGDGKPALVQAENVVPLYRRNELVDRQLLAVNEVAGVLDTAALVDMRRQVAKGADPQAVADAWLGEHPLGR is encoded by the coding sequence GTGACCGCCAGCAAGTTTGCCGCGCTGGCGCTCGCCGCGTCCGTTGCGCTGGCCGCCTGCGGCGATATGCAACACCACGCGCGAGAGCTGGTCGTCGGTTCTCGCGCGGACGCTGCGTCGGTGCTGCTCGCCGACATCTATGTCGGGGCGCTGCGGTCGTATGGCTTCCCGGCGCGCAGCGAGCCCGCCCCCGACCCGCTGAGCAAGCTGGATTCCGGGGACTTCACCGTCGTACCCGGGTTCACCGGGCAGGTGTTACAGGTGTTCGAGCCGGGCGCCAAGGTGCGCTCCGACGAACAGGTCTACCGGGCGATGATCGGCGTGCTGCCTGAGGGGATCGCCGCCGGCGACTACGCGACCGCCGCGGAGGACAAACCCGCGCTGGCGGTCACCCAGTCGACAGCGAAAGCGTGGGGCGGCACCGAACTAAGCCTGTTGCCCCGCCATTGCGACGGCCTGGTTGTCGGGGCGACCGGCGGCAGCCAAACTCCCACCGCGGTGAGCCGATGCCATCTGCCCGCTGCACGCCAATTCCGAGACGACGCAACGATGTTCGCTGCGCTGCGGGCCGGGCAGCTTACCGCGGCGTGGACAACCACGGCTGATCCCGACGTGCCCGGCGATCTGGTGGTGCTGGGCGACGGGAAGCCGGCGCTGGTGCAGGCCGAGAACGTGGTGCCGCTGTATCGCCGCAACGAGCTGGTCGACCGCCAGCTGCTAGCCGTCAACGAGGTGGCCGGTGTGTTGGACACCGCCGCGCTGGTCGACATGCGGCGGCAGGTGGCCAAGGGGGCCGACCCGCAGGCGGTGGCCGACGCGTGGCTCGGTGAACACCCCTTGGGGCGCTAG
- a CDS encoding SDR family NAD(P)-dependent oxidoreductase, producing the protein MEGFAGKVAVVTGAGSGIGQALAVELARSGAKLAISDINTEGLAQTEERLKAIGAPVKADRLNVAEREAFLVYADAVNEHFGKVNQIYNNAGIAFTGDIEVSQFKDIERVMDVDFWGVVNGTKAFLPHLIASGDGHVVNVSSVFGLFSVPGQAAYNSAKFAVRGFTEALRQEMILAGHPVKVTTVHPGGIKTAIARNATAAEGVDVNELTEFFDKRLASTSPQRAARIILEAVRKNKARVLVGPDAKVLDLLVRATGSGYQRLFSAVMGRAMPSTR; encoded by the coding sequence ATGGAGGGGTTTGCCGGGAAGGTGGCCGTGGTCACCGGCGCCGGTTCGGGAATCGGCCAAGCGCTGGCCGTCGAGCTGGCCCGTTCGGGCGCCAAGTTGGCGATCAGCGACATCAACACCGAAGGGCTGGCGCAGACCGAGGAGCGCCTCAAGGCCATCGGCGCGCCTGTCAAGGCGGACCGCCTCAACGTCGCCGAGCGCGAGGCCTTCCTGGTCTACGCCGACGCGGTCAACGAGCATTTCGGCAAGGTGAACCAGATCTACAACAACGCCGGGATCGCGTTCACGGGCGACATCGAGGTCAGCCAGTTCAAGGACATCGAACGGGTGATGGACGTCGACTTCTGGGGCGTCGTGAATGGCACCAAAGCCTTTCTGCCGCACCTGATTGCCTCCGGCGACGGGCACGTCGTCAACGTCTCCAGCGTTTTCGGGTTGTTCTCCGTGCCGGGGCAGGCGGCCTACAACTCGGCCAAATTCGCCGTGCGCGGCTTCACCGAGGCGCTGCGGCAGGAAATGATCCTGGCTGGCCATCCCGTGAAGGTGACCACCGTGCACCCCGGCGGCATCAAAACCGCGATCGCCCGCAACGCCACCGCCGCCGAGGGGGTAGACGTCAACGAGCTGACCGAGTTCTTCGACAAGCGCCTGGCCAGCACCAGCCCGCAGCGAGCCGCGCGGATCATCCTGGAAGCAGTGCGCAAGAACAAGGCCCGGGTGCTGGTCGGTCCGGACGCCAAGGTGCTTGATCTGCTCGTGAGGGCGACTGGTTCTGGCTATCAGCGGCTGTTCTCGGCGGTGATGGGCCGCGCGATGCCCTCGACTCGCTGA
- a CDS encoding multifunctional oxoglutarate decarboxylase/oxoglutarate dehydrogenase thiamine pyrophosphate-binding subunit/dihydrolipoyllysine-residue succinyltransferase subunit → MSSTSSPFGQNEWLVEEMYRKFRDDPSSVDPSWHEFLVDYNPEPTTDTGDGKPATTATAAPEPAPAPKPAAPPVTTATPGNGATTAPVTSAKPAGPPPAEGDEVQVLRGAAAAVVKNMSMSLDVPTATSVRAIPAKLLIDNRTVINNQLKRNRGGKISFTHLLGYAVVQAVKKYPNMNRHFAVVDGKPSAVTPAHTNLGLAIDLQGKDGKRSLVVAGIKRCDTMRFAQFVTAYEDIVRRARDGKLTAEDFAGVTISLTNPGTIGTVHSVPRLMAGQGAIIGVGAMEYPAEFQGASPERIAELGIGKLITLTSTYDHRIIQGAESGDFLRTIHEMVLSDSFWDEIFRELSIPYEPVRWRPDNPDSIVDKNARVVELIAAYRNRGHLMADTDPLRLDNTRFRSHPDLDVLTHGLTLWDLDRVFKVNGFAGAEYKKLRDVLSVLRDAYCRHVGVEYTHILEPEQQKWLQERIEVKHDKPTVAQQKYILSKLNAAEAFETFLQTKYVGQKRFSLEGAETVIPMMDAAIDQCAEHGLDEVVIGMPHRGRLNVLANIVGKPYSQIFSEFEGNLNPAQAHGSGDVKYHLGATGVYIQMFGDNDIQVSLTANPSHLEAVDPVLEGLVRAKQDLLDKGLGDDGFSVVPLMLHGDAAFAGQGVVAETLNLALLPGYRVGGTIHIIVNNQIGFTTSPEHSKSSEYCTDVAKMIGAPIFHVNGDDPEACEWVARLAVDFRQKFHKDVIIDMLCYRRRGHNEGDDPSMTNPYMYDVIDTKRGARKSYTEALIGRGDISMKEAEDALRDYQGQLERVFNEVRELEKHGVQPSESVESDQMIPAGLSTAVDKSLLARIGDAHLAMPEGFTVHPRVKPVLEKRREMAYEGKVDWAFAELLALGSLVAEGKLVRLSGQDTRRGTFSQRHSVIIDRVTGAEFTPLQLLATNPDGSPTGGKFLVYDSPLSEYAAVGFEYGYTVGNPDAFVMWEAQFGDFVNGAQSIIDEFISSGEAKWGQLSNVVLLLPHGHEGQGPDHTSGRIERFLQLWAEGSMTIAMPSTPANYFHLLRRHALDGIQRPLIVFTPKSMLRNKAAVSDLKDFTEIKFRSVLEEPTYEDGVGDRGNVKRILLTSGKLYYELAARKAKDNRDDVAIVRIEQLAPLPRRRLNETLDRYPNVNEYFWVQEEPANQGAWPRFGLELPEMVPDKLTGIKRISRRAMSAPSSGSSKVHAVEQQEIIDLAFG, encoded by the coding sequence GTGAGCAGTACGAGTTCACCATTCGGTCAGAACGAATGGCTGGTCGAGGAGATGTACCGCAAATTCCGCGACGACCCCTCCTCGGTCGACCCGAGTTGGCATGAGTTTTTGGTCGACTACAACCCCGAGCCGACCACCGACACCGGTGACGGCAAACCGGCTACCACGGCTACCGCCGCCCCCGAGCCGGCGCCGGCGCCCAAGCCCGCCGCGCCACCCGTCACCACCGCCACCCCGGGCAACGGCGCAACCACCGCACCGGTGACGTCCGCCAAGCCGGCCGGTCCCCCGCCCGCCGAGGGCGACGAGGTCCAGGTGCTGCGCGGGGCCGCCGCCGCCGTCGTCAAGAACATGTCCATGTCGCTGGATGTGCCGACGGCCACCAGTGTCCGGGCCATCCCGGCCAAGCTGCTGATCGACAACCGGACCGTCATCAACAACCAGCTCAAGCGCAACCGCGGCGGCAAGATCTCGTTCACCCACCTGCTGGGTTACGCGGTGGTGCAGGCGGTCAAGAAGTACCCGAACATGAACCGCCACTTCGCTGTGGTCGACGGCAAGCCCAGCGCGGTCACTCCGGCGCACACCAATTTGGGCCTGGCAATTGACCTGCAGGGCAAGGACGGTAAGCGCTCGTTGGTGGTGGCCGGGATCAAGCGCTGCGACACAATGCGCTTCGCGCAGTTCGTCACCGCGTATGAAGACATTGTGCGACGGGCCCGCGACGGCAAGCTGACCGCCGAAGACTTTGCCGGCGTGACGATTTCGCTGACCAACCCAGGCACCATCGGCACCGTGCACTCGGTGCCGCGGCTGATGGCCGGCCAGGGCGCCATCATCGGCGTCGGCGCCATGGAATACCCGGCCGAATTCCAGGGCGCCAGCCCGGAACGCATCGCCGAACTCGGGATCGGCAAGCTGATCACGCTGACGTCGACCTACGACCACCGCATCATCCAAGGCGCGGAATCCGGCGACTTCCTCCGGACCATCCACGAAATGGTGCTGTCCGACAGCTTCTGGGACGAGATCTTCCGTGAGCTGTCCATCCCGTATGAGCCGGTGCGCTGGCGCCCGGACAACCCGGACTCGATCGTCGACAAGAATGCCCGTGTCGTCGAGTTGATCGCGGCCTACCGCAACCGCGGTCACCTGATGGCCGACACCGACCCGCTGCGGCTGGACAACACCCGCTTCCGTTCCCACCCCGACCTCGACGTGCTGACCCACGGGCTGACGCTGTGGGACCTCGATCGGGTGTTCAAGGTCAATGGCTTTGCGGGCGCAGAGTACAAGAAGCTGCGCGACGTGCTGTCGGTGCTGCGCGATGCCTACTGCCGGCATGTCGGTGTGGAGTACACCCACATCCTCGAACCCGAACAGCAGAAGTGGCTGCAGGAGCGGATCGAGGTCAAGCACGACAAGCCGACCGTCGCCCAGCAGAAGTACATTCTGTCCAAGCTCAACGCCGCCGAAGCGTTCGAAACCTTCCTGCAGACCAAATACGTTGGGCAGAAGCGTTTCTCGCTGGAGGGCGCCGAGACCGTCATCCCGATGATGGACGCCGCGATCGACCAGTGCGCCGAACACGGTCTCGACGAAGTGGTCATCGGCATGCCGCACCGCGGGCGGCTCAACGTGCTGGCCAACATCGTGGGCAAGCCCTACTCGCAGATCTTTTCCGAGTTCGAGGGCAACCTGAACCCGGCACAGGCGCACGGCTCCGGCGACGTCAAGTACCACCTCGGCGCGACCGGCGTCTACATACAGATGTTCGGCGACAACGACATTCAAGTGTCGCTGACCGCCAACCCGTCGCACCTCGAGGCCGTCGACCCAGTGCTGGAGGGGCTGGTGCGGGCCAAGCAGGATCTGCTCGACAAGGGCCTCGGCGACGACGGCTTCTCGGTGGTGCCGTTGATGCTGCACGGCGACGCCGCGTTCGCCGGGCAGGGTGTGGTGGCCGAGACGCTGAACCTGGCTTTGCTTCCCGGTTACCGGGTGGGCGGCACCATCCACATCATCGTCAACAACCAGATCGGCTTCACCACCTCGCCGGAACACTCCAAGTCCAGCGAATACTGCACCGACGTCGCGAAGATGATCGGGGCGCCGATCTTCCACGTCAACGGCGACGACCCCGAAGCCTGCGAGTGGGTGGCGCGGCTGGCGGTGGACTTCCGGCAGAAGTTCCACAAGGACGTCATCATCGACATGCTGTGCTACCGCCGCCGCGGCCACAACGAGGGCGACGACCCGTCGATGACGAACCCGTACATGTACGACGTGATCGACACCAAACGCGGTGCGCGCAAGAGCTATACGGAAGCGCTGATCGGTCGCGGCGACATCTCGATGAAGGAAGCCGAAGACGCGCTGCGCGACTATCAGGGCCAGTTGGAGCGGGTGTTCAACGAGGTCCGCGAACTGGAAAAGCACGGCGTGCAGCCCAGCGAATCGGTGGAGTCCGACCAGATGATTCCCGCGGGGCTCTCGACGGCGGTGGATAAGTCGCTGCTGGCGCGTATCGGGGATGCCCACCTGGCGATGCCGGAAGGGTTCACCGTGCACCCGCGCGTCAAGCCGGTCCTGGAGAAGCGCCGGGAGATGGCCTACGAGGGCAAGGTCGACTGGGCGTTCGCCGAGTTGCTGGCGCTGGGTTCGCTTGTGGCAGAAGGCAAGTTGGTGCGGCTCTCGGGTCAGGACACTCGGCGCGGCACGTTCTCGCAACGGCATTCGGTGATCATCGACCGGGTGACGGGTGCCGAGTTCACCCCGCTGCAACTGCTCGCCACCAACCCCGACGGCAGCCCAACCGGCGGCAAGTTCCTGGTGTACGACTCACCGCTGTCCGAATACGCCGCTGTCGGTTTCGAATACGGCTACACGGTGGGCAACCCGGACGCATTTGTGATGTGGGAGGCGCAGTTCGGCGACTTCGTCAACGGTGCGCAGTCGATCATCGACGAGTTCATCAGCTCCGGCGAGGCCAAGTGGGGGCAGCTGTCCAACGTGGTGCTGCTGCTGCCGCACGGGCACGAAGGCCAGGGTCCCGACCACACGTCGGGCCGCATCGAACGCTTCCTGCAACTGTGGGCGGAGGGTTCGATGACGATCGCGATGCCGTCGACCCCGGCGAACTACTTCCACTTGCTGCGCCGGCATGCACTCGACGGCATCCAGCGGCCGCTGATCGTATTCACGCCGAAGTCGATGCTGCGCAACAAGGCCGCGGTCAGCGACCTCAAGGACTTCACCGAGATCAAGTTCCGCTCGGTGCTCGAAGAACCGACCTACGAGGACGGCGTCGGCGATCGCGGCAACGTCAAGCGGATCCTGTTGACCAGCGGCAAGCTGTACTACGAATTGGCCGCCCGCAAGGCCAAGGACAACCGCGACGACGTCGCGATTGTGCGCATCGAACAGCTGGCGCCGCTGCCGCGGCGGCGGCTCAACGAAACGCTGGACCGCTACCCGAACGTCAACGAGTACTTCTGGGTGCAAGAAGAACCCGCCAACCAGGGCGCATGGCCGCGGTTTGGCCTGGAGCTGCCCGAAATGGTGCCGGACAAACTGACTGGCATCAAACGGATTTCACGTCGCGCGATGTCGGCGCCGTCGTCAGGTTCGTCGAAGGTGCACGCCGTCGAGCAGCAGGAGATCATCGACCTGGCCTTCGGCTGA
- a CDS encoding PadR family transcriptional regulator has product MAYELTALGISVLALLRQRPMHGYEMFQTLVRRQADRIVKLRPGSLYHVVDRLTEEKLVRRAATTRAGNRPERAVYEITDAGTEALSERVREFVATPGDEFPQFVAALAAIDTLDLDAATTAVDDRVGALEARAAEITALRDAGTTPGAGYRVAFDYLLAATRAEISWLRGFADSLRVNSRDEVPT; this is encoded by the coding sequence ATGGCCTACGAATTGACGGCATTGGGTATCTCGGTGTTGGCGCTGCTGCGGCAGCGGCCGATGCACGGCTACGAGATGTTCCAGACCTTGGTCCGCCGGCAAGCGGACCGCATCGTGAAACTCCGGCCGGGTTCGCTGTATCACGTGGTGGACCGGCTGACCGAGGAGAAATTGGTTCGCCGCGCCGCAACCACCCGGGCAGGCAACCGGCCCGAGCGCGCCGTCTACGAGATCACCGACGCCGGGACCGAGGCGCTGAGCGAGCGCGTACGCGAGTTCGTGGCGACGCCGGGCGACGAGTTCCCGCAGTTCGTTGCGGCGCTCGCCGCGATCGATACTCTCGATCTGGATGCCGCGACGACTGCGGTCGACGATCGGGTCGGGGCTTTGGAGGCCCGCGCCGCCGAGATCACAGCGCTGCGGGACGCGGGGACCACGCCGGGCGCCGGCTATCGGGTCGCCTTCGACTACTTGCTGGCGGCAACGCGGGCCGAAATCTCGTGGCTGCGCGGATTTGCCGACTCGCTGCGGGTGAACAGCCGAGACGAGGTGCCGACATGA
- a CDS encoding MFS transporter yields the protein MTTATSRARAQRTAAVTSRNRGNTPNPWHALWAMMVGFFMILLDSTIVAVANPSIMAKLETGYDTVIWVTSAYLLAYAVPLLVAGRLGDRFGPKNLYLGGLAVFTVASLWCGVSGSVGMLIAARVVQGVGAALLTPQTLSTITRIFPPERRGVAMSVWGATAGVATLVGPLAGGVLVDAMGWEWIFFVNVPIGVIGLALAAWLVPVLPTHMHRFDLVGVALSGVGMFLIVFALQEGQSAGWAPWIWAVLVAGIGFMVAFVYWQSINTREPLIPLDIFRDRDFSLSNLGVAVIGFATTAMILPLMFYAQAVCGLSPTRSALLTAPMAITSGLLAPVVGRIVDRTHPRPVVGFGFSVLAIALTWLSIEMTPGTPIWRLALVFVVMGVGMAFVWQPLAATATRNLPAQLAGAGSGVYNATRQVGAVLGSSSIAAFMTLRITAELPPMPGGLHPEATEDRGALQLPEFLREPFAAAMSQSMLLPAFIALFGVGAALFMVGFTASPARQSQPVEGDAGTERIRVMPNVSDDFDDYVEYVVPRAPEPRVDEHDTEPIGFAHNGFHVDDAQRVRPVAEFPPPPRSRHYPADPDDAPGYGRHSYD from the coding sequence ATGACCACGGCGACGAGCAGGGCGCGCGCCCAGCGCACCGCTGCCGTGACGTCCAGGAACCGGGGGAATACCCCGAACCCGTGGCACGCGCTTTGGGCCATGATGGTCGGCTTTTTCATGATCCTGCTCGACTCGACCATCGTCGCCGTTGCCAACCCCAGCATCATGGCCAAGCTGGAAACCGGCTACGACACGGTGATCTGGGTGACCAGCGCATACCTGCTCGCGTACGCGGTGCCGTTGCTGGTGGCCGGTCGACTCGGAGACCGGTTTGGTCCCAAAAACCTGTATCTGGGAGGGCTGGCCGTATTCACCGTCGCGTCGTTGTGGTGCGGCGTGTCCGGCAGCGTCGGCATGTTGATCGCTGCGCGGGTGGTACAGGGCGTCGGCGCCGCATTGCTGACCCCGCAGACCCTGTCGACAATCACCCGCATCTTCCCGCCCGAGCGTCGCGGCGTGGCGATGAGCGTGTGGGGCGCCACCGCCGGCGTCGCCACTTTGGTGGGCCCGCTGGCCGGCGGTGTCCTGGTCGACGCGATGGGCTGGGAGTGGATCTTTTTCGTCAACGTCCCGATCGGCGTCATCGGCCTGGCATTGGCGGCCTGGCTGGTTCCGGTCCTGCCCACCCATATGCATCGCTTCGATCTGGTCGGCGTCGCCTTGTCGGGGGTGGGGATGTTCCTCATCGTCTTCGCCCTGCAGGAGGGCCAGTCCGCGGGCTGGGCGCCGTGGATCTGGGCGGTGCTCGTCGCCGGCATCGGGTTCATGGTCGCGTTCGTCTACTGGCAGTCGATCAACACGCGCGAGCCGCTGATCCCGCTGGACATCTTCCGCGACCGCGACTTCAGCCTGTCCAACCTCGGAGTGGCGGTCATCGGATTCGCCACGACGGCGATGATCCTGCCGCTGATGTTCTACGCGCAGGCGGTGTGCGGACTCTCGCCGACACGCTCGGCGCTGCTGACCGCGCCGATGGCGATCACCAGTGGCCTGCTCGCCCCGGTCGTCGGCAGAATCGTCGACCGCACTCATCCGCGGCCGGTGGTCGGTTTCGGGTTCTCAGTTCTGGCCATCGCGCTGACCTGGCTTTCCATCGAGATGACGCCGGGCACGCCGATTTGGCGGCTGGCGTTGGTGTTCGTCGTCATGGGCGTCGGGATGGCGTTTGTCTGGCAGCCGCTGGCCGCCACGGCGACGCGCAACCTGCCGGCGCAGCTGGCCGGCGCGGGTTCGGGGGTGTACAACGCGACACGGCAGGTCGGCGCCGTGCTGGGCAGTTCCAGCATTGCCGCGTTCATGACCCTGCGGATCACCGCGGAGTTGCCGCCGATGCCGGGCGGCCTGCACCCCGAGGCGACCGAGGACCGCGGGGCGCTGCAGTTGCCGGAGTTCCTGCGTGAGCCGTTCGCCGCTGCGATGTCCCAGTCGATGCTGCTGCCGGCGTTCATCGCGCTGTTCGGGGTGGGCGCAGCGCTGTTCATGGTCGGCTTCACCGCGTCGCCGGCCCGTCAATCGCAGCCAGTCGAGGGCGACGCCGGGACCGAGCGGATCCGGGTGATGCCGAACGTTTCGGACGATTTCGACGACTACGTCGAGTACGTGGTGCCTCGTGCACCCGAGCCGCGCGTCGACGAGCACGATACCGAGCCGATCGGGTTCGCGCACAACGGTTTCCATGTGGACGATGCGCAGCGCGTCCGGCCCGTCGCGGAGTTCCCGCCGCCACCGCGCAGCAGGCACTACCCCGCCGATCCCGATGACGCGCCCGGCTACGGCCGACACTCGTACGACTAG